One genomic segment of Bacteroidales bacterium includes these proteins:
- a CDS encoding ferritin, protein MLSEKMEEALNKQINAEMYSAYLYLGMSAYFEDRNLSGFANWMYIQAQEEMTHAMKFYRYINERGGRVQLETIEKPPKEWKDEVEVAEEVYAHEQKVTGMIHDLVNLAREEKDHGTDNMLQWFVSEQVEEEANSDELLQQLKMVGGKGQGLLMLDRELGRRQFVDETQEEE, encoded by the coding sequence ATGTTATCAGAAAAAATGGAAGAAGCACTGAATAAACAGATCAACGCAGAAATGTATTCTGCATACCTTTATCTTGGTATGTCGGCTTATTTTGAAGATCGCAATCTATCTGGATTTGCCAACTGGATGTATATTCAGGCCCAGGAAGAAATGACCCATGCCATGAAATTCTACCGCTACATCAATGAAAGAGGCGGCAGGGTTCAGCTTGAAACCATCGAAAAACCCCCTAAAGAATGGAAAGATGAGGTGGAAGTAGCTGAAGAGGTTTATGCCCACGAACAGAAGGTGACCGGGATGATTCATGATCTGGTTAATCTTGCCAGGGAAGAAAAAGACCATGGTACCGATAACATGCTGCAATGGTTTGTTTCCGAGCAGGTGGAAGAAGAAGCCAATTCGGATGAACTGCTTCAGCAGCTCAAGATGGTCGGTGGCAAAGGCCAGGGACTGTTGATGCTCGACCGGGAACTGGGCCGGCGTCAATTTGTGGATGAAACACAAGAGGAAGAATAA
- a CDS encoding Rrf2 family transcriptional regulator — MSKVVSLSEAASIALHGIILVAREKQGINVARIAELTSTSKHHVAKVMQRLVKSGYLTSHRGPHGGFELKKKPEDINFLKIYETIEGTIEINTCPMNKPVCPFDKCIMNNITSKMSEEFKEYLRNQTLDEYV; from the coding sequence ATGTCCAAAGTGGTTTCATTATCAGAAGCAGCTTCCATCGCTCTTCATGGAATAATATTGGTTGCAAGGGAAAAACAGGGAATAAACGTTGCCAGGATAGCAGAACTTACCAGTACATCCAAGCATCACGTAGCCAAGGTAATGCAGAGGCTGGTAAAATCAGGATATCTTACATCGCATCGCGGCCCTCACGGAGGATTTGAGCTGAAGAAAAAACCCGAAGACATCAATTTCCTCAAAATTTATGAAACCATTGAAGGTACCATCGAGATCAATACCTGCCCGATGAACAAACCCGTATGCCCCTTCGACAAATGCATTATGAACAACATAACCAGCAAAATGTCGGAAGAATTTAAGGAATATCTGAGGAATCAAACGCTGGATGAATATGTTTGA
- a CDS encoding BrnT family toxin, with the protein MHFVNFQFDPYKSTRNKKKHGIDFKEAQNLWKDPFRIEIPSKFVEEKRTLMIARLNNVIWTAVITYRDHMIRIISVRKSREDEKKIYFSKRI; encoded by the coding sequence ATGCACTTCGTGAACTTTCAGTTTGATCCATATAAAAGCACCAGAAATAAAAAGAAGCATGGTATTGACTTTAAGGAGGCCCAGAATTTATGGAAGGATCCATTTCGAATTGAGATTCCTTCAAAATTTGTAGAAGAAAAAAGGACTTTAATGATCGCAAGGCTAAATAATGTAATATGGACTGCCGTTATAACTTACAGAGATCATATGATACGAATCATATCAGTTCGAAAATCAAGAGAAGATGAAAAGAAAATATATTTCAGCAAAAGAATTTGA
- a CDS encoding ribonuclease HII has product MALLRYFKKGVVEAGCDEAGRGCLAGPVFAAAVVLPSDLELPLLNDSKKLTPRNRYALREEIQRFALGYAVASIENEEIDKINIFKASMLAMHKALERLNPLPEHVLVDGKYFYPYKNVPYQCIVEGDGKYLSIAAASVLAKTCRDDYMIRLSSEYPEYGWHSNKGYATARHRKALMEYGITPYHRKSFKLLPDAHQLELKGLRDQS; this is encoded by the coding sequence ATGGCTTTACTGAGATACTTCAAAAAAGGTGTTGTGGAAGCAGGATGCGATGAAGCAGGCAGGGGTTGCCTTGCAGGTCCTGTCTTTGCCGCCGCTGTAGTTTTGCCTTCTGATTTGGAGCTTCCACTGTTAAATGACTCCAAAAAGCTCACACCAAGGAATCGGTATGCCCTCAGGGAGGAAATTCAAAGATTTGCACTCGGTTATGCCGTAGCTTCCATAGAGAATGAAGAAATTGACAAGATAAACATTTTCAAAGCTTCCATGCTTGCCATGCATAAGGCTTTGGAAAGGTTAAATCCCCTACCGGAGCATGTGCTGGTTGATGGGAAATATTTCTATCCGTATAAAAATGTTCCTTATCAATGCATTGTGGAAGGGGACGGGAAGTACCTGTCCATAGCAGCAGCTTCCGTATTGGCTAAAACCTGCCGCGATGATTACATGATCCGGTTAAGCAGCGAATATCCGGAATACGGATGGCACAGCAACAAAGGCTATGCCACTGCCCGGCACAGAAAGGCTTTAATGGAATACGGCATTACGCCTTATCACCGAAAAAGTTTTAAATTACTTCCAGACGCCCACCAGCTTGAACTGAAGGGTCTCAGAGATCAATCCTGA